The Acropora muricata isolate sample 2 unplaced genomic scaffold, ASM3666990v1 scaffold_712, whole genome shotgun sequence genome window below encodes:
- the LOC136906372 gene encoding mRNA export factor GLE1-like, producing MMNIPGADAETQSVVKSLENVPMDLTNGHDVVLCREVLVVDPFQAKKKTIQRAKLWQTVANNLIVLDHPKFKSTLSKRSVQDRCMLLCDKHKKKVRAELAATGISPPHTELDDLLEEIIQKDELSEETRKDEGGEQKKKKDDDKLKAIDMRKKAMESLGETSKRVKEADDIPEENRVVKRRRSGGSETVQFLKEKNEKELEMRQSELELQREIQGNEKKRYDALMQMMIHQQQQQQQQQQQQQQQRQQQVQMMMTQQTKLIMTFIQKLNKS from the exons ATGATGAACATCCCTGGTGCAGACGCCGAGACACAAAGTGTCGTGAAAAGCCTAGA AAATGTACCAATGGATTTGACAAATGGGCATGATGTTGTCCTCTGCCGAGAAGTACTGGTTGTTGACCCCTTTCAAgctaaaaaaaagacaatacaAAGGGCTAAACTCTGGCAGACTGTCGCGAACAACCTTATTGTGCTTGACCACCCCAAATTCAAATCAACTTTAAGTAAGAGATCTGTTCAAGATCGTTGTATGTTGCTTTGCGATAAGCACAAAAAAAAGGTGAGAGCAGAGCTAGCAGCAACAGGTATCTCTCCTCCTCACACTGAGCTGGACGACCTACTAGAAGAAATTATACAAAAAGACGAGCTCAGCGAAGAAACGAGAAAGGATGaag gaggagaacagaaaaagaaaaaagatgatgATAAACTAAAAGCCATTGATATGAGAAAGAAGGCAATGGAATCATTAGGGGAGACATCAAAAAGAGTGAAAGAAGCAGATGATATTCCAGAGGAGAATAGAGTTGTGAAGAGACGAAGATCAGGAGGTTCGGAAACCGTACAAtttctcaaagaaaaaaatgagaaagagTTGGAAATGAGACAAAGTGAGCTGGAGTTACAAAGAGAGATACAGGGGAACGAGAAAAAAAGATATGATGCTCTAATGCAGATGATGATacatcaacagcaacaacagcagcagcagcagcagcaacaacagcagcaaaggCAACAACAAGTTCAAATGATGATGACCCAACAGACAAAGCTAATTATGACTTTCATTCAAAAGTTAAATAAGTCATAA